Proteins encoded together in one Rhipicephalus sanguineus isolate Rsan-2018 chromosome 9, BIME_Rsan_1.4, whole genome shotgun sequence window:
- the LOC119405333 gene encoding crustacean hyperglycemic hormone, which translates to MSASFLVAPVRCLAATLLVCSLVVLTLPSVCTARNLHKRSFLELGCRGNFEQSYLARLERVCEECYQLYRDPEAYNRCRDNCFKNEYFLQCAEALLLKDEMDSLKSKVDYLYSR; encoded by the exons ATGAGTGCTAGCTTCCTCGTGGCACCCGTTCGTTGCCTGGCGGCTACGCTGCTTGTGTGCTCGTTGGTGGTGCTGACGCTGCCCAGCGTCTGCACGGCACGCAACCTGCACAAGCGCTCCTTCCTCGAGCTCGGCTGCCGCGGCAACTTCGAGCAGTCTTACCTGGCCCGCCTCGAGCGCGTCTGCGAAGAGTGCTACCAGCTGTACCGTGACCCTGAGGCATACAACCGATGCAG GGACAACTGCTTCAAGAACGAGTACTTCCTCCAGTGTGCCGAGGCGCTGCTTCTGAAAGATGAGATGGACAGTCTCAAAAGCAAGGTTGATTACCTCTACAGCCGCTGA